In one Mucilaginibacter ginsenosidivorax genomic region, the following are encoded:
- a CDS encoding zinc-dependent alcohol dehydrogenase family protein, which produces MKGKMNAMILEAAGQPLVYKQVNVPIPTDVQLQIKVIACGICRTDLHIIDGELNEPKLPLIPGHQVIGRVKMSGKKVTGFKTDDIVGIPWLGYTCGECKFCLSGRENVCDRALFTGYTINGGYAEYMVADARFCFLMPKEYQEAGASPLLCAGLIGFRSYRMIGANAHNIGIYGFGAAAHIITQVAKVQGKQIFAFTRAGDAESQSFALKMGASWAGNNDATPPEKLDAAIIFAPAGELVPKALKDTDKTGQVICGGIHMSNIPSFSYNLLWGERSLQSVANLTREDGLAFLKQLQKSPVETQTTHFKLHQANEALNLLRSGKITGAAVLVME; this is translated from the coding sequence ATGAAGGGCAAAATGAACGCTATGATACTGGAGGCTGCCGGCCAGCCTTTAGTTTATAAACAGGTAAATGTCCCAATACCTACTGATGTTCAGTTACAAATTAAGGTAATTGCCTGTGGAATTTGCCGCACCGACCTGCATATCATTGATGGCGAGTTGAATGAGCCTAAATTACCGCTCATTCCGGGCCACCAAGTAATTGGCAGGGTAAAAATGTCAGGAAAAAAAGTAACAGGTTTTAAAACAGATGACATTGTTGGCATACCCTGGTTAGGCTACACCTGCGGGGAGTGCAAATTTTGTCTGTCGGGCCGCGAGAATGTATGTGACCGGGCTTTGTTTACAGGCTATACTATAAACGGTGGCTATGCAGAATATATGGTAGCCGACGCCCGCTTTTGTTTCCTGATGCCAAAAGAGTACCAGGAGGCGGGTGCCTCTCCCCTGCTTTGTGCCGGGTTAATTGGCTTTCGCTCTTACCGTATGATTGGGGCAAATGCACATAACATCGGGATTTACGGCTTTGGAGCTGCGGCCCATATCATAACCCAGGTTGCGAAAGTCCAGGGAAAACAAATATTCGCTTTCACGCGCGCGGGTGATGCCGAAAGCCAGTCATTTGCTTTAAAAATGGGAGCATCCTGGGCAGGTAATAATGATGCAACCCCGCCCGAAAAACTGGACGCAGCCATTATTTTCGCACCTGCAGGCGAATTGGTTCCCAAAGCACTGAAAGATACCGACAAAACAGGCCAGGTAATTTGCGGTGGTATACACATGAGCAATATTCCTTCATTTTCTTATAATCTGCTTTGGGGAGAGCGTTCCTTACAGTCGGTGGCCAACCTTACCCGTGAAGATGGGCTAGCCTTTTTAAAGCAACTGCAAAAATCTCCGGTCGAAACTCAAACAACACACTTTAAGCTCCACCAGGCCAACGAAGCCCTTAACCTGCTGCGATCGGGCAAAATAACCGGGGCTGCGGTACTTGTTATGGAGTAA
- the queD gene encoding 6-carboxytetrahydropterin synthase QueD, with protein MIIYKQFTFDAAHFSPNVPEGHKCKKLHGHTYQVTIFLEAAVLESDGWVMDFTELKAIVKPLVAQLDHSLLNDIEGLENPTTENLAIWLWQKIYPQLQILKRIELKETPTSGVIYEGK; from the coding sequence ATGATTATTTATAAGCAATTTACCTTTGATGCAGCACATTTTTCACCCAATGTTCCTGAAGGCCATAAGTGTAAAAAACTCCATGGCCATACTTATCAAGTGACTATTTTTTTAGAAGCTGCAGTTCTGGAATCAGATGGCTGGGTGATGGATTTTACTGAACTGAAAGCTATTGTGAAACCGTTAGTAGCCCAACTTGACCATAGTTTGCTGAATGATATCGAAGGCCTGGAAAATCCTACCACCGAAAATTTGGCCATTTGGCTTTGGCAAAAGATTTACCCTCAGCTTCAAATTTTAAAACGTATAGAATTAAAAGAAACGCCGACTTCCGGTGTGATATATGAAGGCAAATAG
- the mgtA gene encoding magnesium-translocating P-type ATPase — protein sequence MKKTAGSNIEFWQWDSAFALSKLNSSLVGLTGIQVATKRKQYGPNTIKNNATASTLLLFISQFKSPITILLIAAALLSAGLGDAADTLIILAIVLISSLLGFWQEKGAANAVSQLLKLVQLKCDVLRDGKTCEISLEDVVPGEIILLSAGDIIPGDSLVLSSKELFVDEAAFTGETFPVEKKCGVLPNQTPLAKRYNTLFMGAHVISGKATALVIKTGRQTEFGKLAAGLQTKAAETDFERGIRKFGYLLMEFTLLLVIVIFGLNVWLHKPVLDSFMFSLALAVGLTPQLLPAIISVNLAAGARKMAKKNVIVKRLSAIEDFGSMNILCSDKTGTITAGKVTLKDTLDCAGKHSKKVLQYAWLNASLQQGFHNPIDEAICKAYQQPDNAPTLQAEIPYDFIRKRLTIQVMQDAQSTAITKGALNVVLAICSQMESNDGLVNISAENKASILQQYQQFSEAGYRTLGLAYKPMSNNDLVTRDDEKDMIFLGFITLFDPLKPGITDTIAQLFQLGVKLKVITGDNALIAKSLALQIGLINPKILTGSEIQKMSNTALFHVAPLTDIFAEVEPNQKERIINLLKKAGNVVGFMGDGINDAPALHAADVGISVNTAVDVAKEAAAIVLLDRTLQVLIDGIVEGRKTFANTMKYIFMATSANFGNMFSMAGASLFLPFLPLLPKQVLLTNLLTDFPEMAIATDKVDDSQVQTPQRWDMRFIRRFMVAFGLLSSVFDYLTFGVLLFVFHANQQVFQTGWFTESVISAILIVLVVRTRLSFFRSLPGKYLLTATIVVLLVVLMIPVTPLMTWFNFTRLPISFYGWMLLIVLSYIISAEVIKQWFYRRWLRVLAKKNSF from the coding sequence GTGAAAAAAACAGCTGGTAGCAATATTGAATTTTGGCAGTGGGATAGCGCGTTTGCATTAAGCAAATTAAACAGCAGCTTGGTTGGCTTAACCGGCATACAGGTGGCAACCAAGCGTAAACAATATGGCCCTAATACCATAAAGAATAATGCGACTGCTTCAACATTGCTTTTATTTATTTCACAGTTCAAGAGTCCGATTACTATACTGCTTATAGCCGCGGCTTTGTTATCAGCCGGGCTGGGCGACGCTGCAGATACCTTAATCATCCTGGCAATCGTTTTAATCAGCAGCTTACTGGGTTTCTGGCAGGAAAAAGGCGCAGCCAACGCCGTTAGTCAGTTATTAAAACTGGTACAACTCAAGTGCGATGTGTTAAGAGACGGAAAAACCTGCGAAATTTCGCTTGAAGACGTTGTGCCCGGCGAAATAATATTACTATCGGCAGGTGATATTATTCCTGGCGACAGCCTGGTGCTCTCGTCGAAAGAACTGTTTGTTGACGAGGCTGCCTTTACAGGCGAAACTTTCCCTGTTGAAAAAAAATGTGGCGTTTTGCCCAACCAAACACCGCTTGCCAAAAGATATAATACACTATTTATGGGTGCACACGTTATCAGCGGGAAGGCAACGGCCCTGGTGATTAAAACCGGCAGGCAAACTGAATTCGGAAAGCTGGCAGCCGGGCTGCAAACCAAAGCTGCTGAAACCGATTTTGAGCGGGGAATCCGCAAGTTCGGCTACCTGCTGATGGAGTTTACATTGCTACTCGTTATTGTTATTTTTGGATTGAATGTATGGCTGCATAAGCCTGTACTTGATTCATTTATGTTTTCATTGGCCCTGGCTGTTGGCTTAACGCCACAACTGTTGCCGGCTATTATCAGTGTTAACCTGGCCGCGGGTGCAAGAAAAATGGCAAAAAAAAATGTGATTGTTAAAAGGCTTTCAGCGATCGAGGATTTTGGAAGCATGAACATACTCTGCTCTGATAAAACAGGCACCATTACTGCCGGTAAAGTAACCTTAAAAGACACCCTTGATTGCGCAGGCAAACACAGTAAAAAGGTTTTGCAATACGCCTGGCTAAATGCCTCGTTACAACAAGGTTTTCATAACCCCATCGATGAAGCAATCTGCAAGGCATACCAGCAGCCCGATAATGCACCAACGCTGCAAGCCGAAATCCCATACGATTTCATTCGCAAAAGATTAACGATACAGGTAATGCAGGATGCGCAAAGTACAGCTATTACCAAAGGAGCATTAAATGTCGTTCTGGCCATATGCTCGCAAATGGAAAGTAATGATGGATTGGTAAATATTTCGGCAGAAAACAAGGCATCCATTCTTCAACAATATCAACAATTTAGCGAAGCAGGCTACCGCACATTAGGTTTGGCATATAAACCTATGTCAAACAACGATTTAGTAACCAGGGATGACGAGAAGGATATGATCTTCCTGGGTTTCATTACCTTGTTCGATCCGCTTAAACCCGGCATAACCGACACCATCGCCCAACTATTTCAATTAGGGGTAAAGCTTAAGGTTATTACCGGCGATAATGCACTGATTGCCAAAAGTCTTGCGTTGCAAATTGGCCTTATCAATCCTAAAATATTAACAGGTTCTGAAATTCAAAAAATGAGCAATACTGCGCTGTTTCATGTGGCTCCACTCACGGATATTTTTGCAGAAGTAGAGCCTAATCAAAAAGAACGGATTATAAACCTGCTAAAAAAGGCAGGCAACGTAGTTGGGTTTATGGGCGATGGGATTAATGATGCACCGGCTCTGCACGCGGCCGATGTAGGAATTTCTGTTAACACTGCTGTTGACGTGGCGAAAGAAGCAGCCGCTATTGTATTACTCGACAGGACCCTGCAGGTGCTTATTGATGGCATTGTAGAAGGGCGCAAGACGTTTGCCAATACAATGAAATATATTTTCATGGCAACCAGCGCCAATTTTGGCAATATGTTCAGTATGGCAGGTGCTTCATTATTTTTGCCTTTTTTGCCTTTACTACCTAAGCAGGTATTGTTAACAAACCTGTTAACAGATTTCCCGGAGATGGCCATCGCGACGGATAAGGTAGATGATTCGCAGGTGCAAACCCCGCAACGCTGGGATATGCGTTTTATACGGCGTTTCATGGTTGCCTTTGGCCTGTTAAGTTCTGTTTTTGATTACCTTACTTTTGGTGTTTTACTTTTTGTTTTTCATGCCAATCAACAGGTATTTCAAACGGGCTGGTTTACGGAATCGGTTATTTCGGCTATTTTGATCGTATTGGTTGTACGTACCCGCCTGTCATTTTTCAGGAGCTTGCCAGGCAAATATTTACTAACTGCAACAATAGTAGTTCTATTGGTTGTGCTAATGATACCAGTTACACCTTTAATGACCTGGTTCAATTTCACCCGGTTACCAATAAGTTTTTATGGCTGGATGTTACTGATCGTTTTAAGTTATATTATCTCTGCCGAAGTAATCAAGCAATGGTTTTACCGAAGATGGCTCCGGGTACTGGCAAAAAAGAACAGTTTTTGA
- a CDS encoding MBL fold metallo-hydrolase RNA specificity domain-containing protein, producing MEDISNKVMQTSTASDVKKSPVYLQSLGAAGTVTGSKHLLITPDLNILVDCGLFQGVKALREKNWEQPPVNPADIGALILTHAHLDHCGYIPLLVKNGYRKKIYMSQPTRDLTELILRDCAKLQEEDAEKANKHGYSKHQPAQPLYTVADVEAALPYFKVCAIHVAIRLNEHISFKFYPSGHIPGACSVKISCYQKTIIFSGDIGRNESELLPAPEPLNDADFVVMESTYGDRLHAKTDVALEMAMIINDTIFNKGNILIPCFAVGRAQEVMHLIYRLKKQKQIPSAIPEYLDSPMAASAGKVLQHYPEWFNIDDKECAAMFSGVTINQDYKNTEKIIRRRGSKIVMAASGMLTGGRVLEYLKHYLGDARNTILLIGFQAEGTRGRALLNKAYELKIHGKYYPVNAQVKEIEGLSAHADQLELIAWLKQFKKSQPLVYLVHGEPCAQEVLRVKIKDELQLQVKIMKQYEKELLFTV from the coding sequence ATGGAAGATATATCAAATAAAGTCATGCAAACCAGTACCGCGTCAGATGTTAAAAAATCGCCGGTCTACCTGCAATCCCTTGGTGCGGCAGGAACTGTAACGGGTTCAAAGCACCTCCTGATTACCCCGGACTTAAATATTCTTGTAGATTGTGGCCTATTCCAGGGCGTTAAAGCCTTACGGGAAAAAAATTGGGAACAGCCCCCGGTTAACCCCGCCGACATAGGTGCATTGATACTTACCCATGCACACCTGGATCATTGTGGTTATATTCCTTTGCTTGTAAAAAATGGCTACCGTAAAAAAATATACATGAGCCAACCAACCAGGGACCTGACAGAGCTGATATTGCGCGACTGCGCCAAATTACAGGAAGAAGATGCCGAAAAAGCAAACAAACATGGCTATTCTAAACATCAGCCGGCACAGCCGCTATATACCGTGGCTGATGTTGAAGCTGCGCTGCCCTATTTTAAAGTTTGTGCAATTCATGTAGCAATACGATTAAATGAACATATAAGCTTTAAATTTTATCCGAGCGGTCATATCCCGGGTGCCTGTTCTGTTAAAATAAGCTGCTATCAGAAAACCATAATTTTCTCGGGAGATATCGGCCGCAATGAGTCGGAACTATTGCCGGCGCCAGAACCTTTAAACGATGCCGATTTTGTGGTCATGGAATCAACCTACGGCGACCGGCTGCATGCAAAAACAGACGTTGCACTTGAAATGGCCATGATTATAAATGATACCATATTTAACAAAGGCAACATATTGATACCTTGTTTTGCCGTGGGCCGGGCCCAGGAAGTAATGCACCTCATATATCGCTTAAAAAAGCAAAAACAGATCCCGTCGGCAATTCCGGAATACCTGGACAGCCCCATGGCAGCTTCGGCAGGTAAAGTTTTGCAACATTACCCCGAATGGTTTAACATTGACGACAAGGAATGTGCTGCGATGTTCAGTGGCGTTACCATTAACCAGGATTATAAAAACACTGAGAAAATTATCCGCCGGAGAGGAAGTAAAATTGTAATGGCTGCCAGCGGCATGCTTACAGGCGGCAGGGTGTTGGAATATCTTAAGCATTATTTAGGGGATGCGCGCAATACCATCCTGCTTATCGGATTTCAGGCCGAGGGAACCCGTGGCAGGGCACTGCTTAATAAGGCCTACGAATTAAAGATACATGGAAAGTACTACCCCGTTAATGCACAGGTTAAAGAAATAGAAGGATTATCTGCACATGCCGATCAATTGGAACTGATAGCATGGCTAAAGCAATTTAAAAAATCACAACCACTGGTTTACCTTGTACATGGCGAGCCCTGCGCCCAGGAGGTACTTAGGGTAAAAATTAAAGATGAGTTGCAACTACAGGTAAAAATCATGAAGCAATACGAAAAAGAACTTTTATTTACGGTATAA
- a CDS encoding efflux RND transporter permease subunit, with protein sequence MKDSTKEFGPSSWAIDNKTAIYVLIFLITVLGLISYNNLPKENFPDIAQSKVFVTTTFAGQSPQNIENLVTRQIEKQLKSLKGLKKVTSNSVQNVSIITAEFQANVLIKDAKIDVKDAVDKAKQDLPQGDVNLKESVISDINVADLPILYINISGDYDLKKLKEYADVLKDEIESYKEISKVDEIGALTPEIQVNVDMNKMAAAQVSFGDITQAIGKENILSSVGTIKTDGIRRSIDIKQDFKNADQVAAMAIRNPKGQAVYLRDIAEIKDSFLEQETYARLKTPDNPKFKNVITLNVSKRAGENLIQASDKINDLIKLKQKTVFPKGLAITVTGDQSDKTRTTLNDLINTIVIGFMLVTIILMFFMGTTNAIFVALSVPLSCFIAFLIMPAIGFTLNMIVLFSFLLALGIVVDDAIVVIENTHRIFNNGKVPIKQAAKMAAGEVFLPVFSGTMTTLAPFIPLAFWNSLIGHFMFFLPITLIITLLASLVVAYIMNPVFAVDFMKPHVEGEHDNPKFDKKTRRAVLVMGVLAILSYAMFFAGNWTMGMGNLITLCIILYLLNHFVLLRVIDKFQNNVWPRFQKWYAKWLERAVKRPVIVLLGTFGLFVFAIFLMVVRGKTPEFFPSGDPNFAYVYIAMPIGTDQATTNEVTKKLEQRVAQIVEPDKDIVSSVISNVTKGVTDPTDEDQLDYENKSKITVAFVEFGKRNGKDTKAVLKRIRDAVQGVPGARISVTQENSGPPVQKDISIELIGDNLDSLVKTGNRLKNYIAKQNIAGIDNLVADVQSDKPEIVFDIDRERANREGITTKDVNDNLGTAIFGAKAGDFRNTKEDDYQIKVRALESQRSNIDELKNLKITYRDLATGGSIRQVPISAFTDVRYTNTYSNIKRKQQRRVLTLGSNVIKPYNANEVNASILRAIGNFKHSDDIIIRQGGGQEDQLEAVTFLGGALATSFGLILIILMIQFNSIGKTLIIISEIFFSIIGVLLGVSIFGMTMAIVMTGVGIIALAGVVVRNGILLVEFTDMLIEQGASVHDAVVEAGHTRMTPVLLTATAAILGLIPLAVGFNIDFVEMFTHFKPHIHFGGDNVAFWGPLAWTMIFGLGFATIITLILVPCMYLIRYNLKARLFGKKEEKHVPVFEAEEV encoded by the coding sequence ATGAAAGATTCAACTAAAGAATTTGGCCCCTCCAGTTGGGCTATCGATAATAAGACCGCCATATATGTGCTGATATTTTTGATCACGGTATTGGGGCTTATCAGTTACAATAATTTGCCAAAGGAAAACTTTCCGGATATCGCGCAGTCAAAAGTGTTTGTTACCACAACTTTTGCCGGCCAGTCGCCTCAAAATATAGAGAACCTGGTAACCAGGCAGATTGAGAAGCAATTAAAATCATTAAAAGGGTTAAAAAAGGTTACTTCCAACTCGGTTCAAAACGTATCTATTATAACTGCCGAATTTCAGGCAAATGTTTTAATCAAAGACGCCAAGATCGATGTGAAGGATGCCGTTGATAAAGCCAAGCAGGACTTGCCACAAGGCGATGTGAATTTGAAAGAATCGGTAATATCTGATATAAACGTTGCCGATCTTCCTATTTTATATATTAATATCTCTGGTGATTATGATTTGAAAAAATTGAAGGAATATGCTGATGTTTTAAAGGATGAGATAGAAAGCTATAAGGAAATATCGAAGGTTGATGAAATTGGTGCCTTAACGCCCGAAATTCAGGTTAACGTTGATATGAATAAAATGGCGGCTGCACAGGTTAGTTTTGGCGATATAACGCAAGCTATAGGGAAAGAAAATATTCTGTCTTCTGTCGGTACTATCAAAACGGACGGTATTCGTCGTAGTATAGATATAAAGCAAGATTTTAAAAATGCCGACCAGGTAGCTGCTATGGCTATCAGGAACCCTAAGGGGCAGGCTGTTTACCTGAGGGATATAGCAGAAATAAAAGACTCATTTTTAGAGCAAGAAACTTATGCGCGCTTAAAAACGCCCGACAACCCGAAATTTAAAAATGTAATTACTTTAAATGTAAGTAAAAGAGCAGGTGAAAACCTGATACAGGCATCTGATAAAATTAATGACCTGATAAAGTTAAAGCAGAAAACTGTTTTCCCTAAAGGCCTGGCAATTACGGTAACTGGAGATCAATCGGATAAAACGCGTACTACTCTTAATGATCTGATTAATACCATTGTAATTGGCTTTATGCTTGTTACAATTATCCTGATGTTTTTTATGGGTACAACCAATGCCATATTTGTGGCGTTATCGGTACCGCTATCATGTTTCATCGCATTTTTAATAATGCCGGCAATAGGGTTTACCTTGAACATGATCGTTTTGTTTTCGTTCCTGCTGGCGCTGGGAATTGTGGTTGATGATGCTATCGTGGTAATTGAAAATACACACCGCATTTTTAACAACGGCAAGGTGCCTATTAAACAAGCCGCTAAAATGGCTGCAGGTGAAGTGTTTTTACCTGTGTTTTCAGGAACTATGACCACACTGGCTCCCTTTATTCCATTAGCATTCTGGAATAGTTTAATAGGCCATTTTATGTTCTTTTTACCAATAACGCTTATTATAACCTTATTAGCTTCATTGGTGGTAGCTTATATCATGAACCCTGTTTTTGCGGTTGATTTCATGAAACCTCATGTTGAAGGTGAGCATGATAACCCTAAATTTGATAAAAAAACAAGGCGTGCAGTACTTGTGATGGGCGTGCTGGCAATTTTAAGCTATGCGATGTTTTTTGCCGGCAATTGGACTATGGGCATGGGTAACTTAATAACATTATGCATTATTTTATATTTGCTCAACCACTTTGTACTACTAAGGGTGATTGATAAGTTCCAAAACAATGTATGGCCAAGATTTCAGAAATGGTATGCCAAATGGTTGGAGCGGGCAGTTAAAAGACCTGTTATAGTATTGTTAGGAACTTTTGGGCTATTCGTGTTTGCCATATTTTTGATGGTCGTGAGAGGTAAAACACCTGAATTTTTCCCTTCCGGCGACCCGAATTTTGCTTACGTATACATTGCTATGCCGATTGGTACCGACCAGGCTACTACAAACGAGGTTACCAAAAAGCTGGAGCAGCGTGTTGCACAGATAGTTGAACCGGACAAAGATATCGTATCGTCGGTAATATCAAATGTTACTAAAGGTGTAACTGATCCTACAGATGAAGATCAGTTAGACTACGAAAACAAAAGTAAAATTACCGTTGCATTTGTTGAATTTGGTAAAAGAAATGGTAAGGATACAAAAGCTGTTTTAAAACGGATACGTGATGCAGTTCAGGGCGTTCCGGGAGCAAGAATTTCTGTAACCCAGGAAAATAGTGGCCCACCCGTACAAAAAGATATTAGTATCGAGCTTATCGGCGATAACCTTGATTCGTTGGTGAAAACCGGTAACCGGTTAAAAAATTACATCGCTAAACAAAACATTGCCGGAATTGATAACCTGGTTGCGGATGTGCAAAGCGACAAACCTGAGATTGTGTTTGATATTGACAGGGAAAGAGCTAATAGAGAAGGTATAACTACAAAAGACGTTAACGATAACCTTGGAACGGCAATTTTCGGTGCTAAGGCTGGAGATTTCAGAAACACGAAAGAAGATGATTACCAGATTAAAGTAAGAGCACTTGAAAGCCAGCGCAGTAATATTGATGAGTTGAAAAACTTAAAGATTACCTATCGGGATCTGGCCACCGGTGGTTCAATAAGACAAGTGCCTATATCTGCGTTTACCGATGTAAGATATACCAATACTTATAGTAATATTAAGCGTAAACAGCAAAGGCGCGTGTTGACATTAGGGTCAAACGTTATCAAACCTTATAATGCTAACGAAGTAAATGCAAGTATACTAAGGGCAATTGGGAACTTTAAGCATAGCGATGATATTATCATACGCCAGGGTGGTGGCCAGGAAGATCAGTTGGAGGCCGTTACATTCCTTGGTGGGGCTTTAGCTACATCATTTGGTTTGATCCTGATTATCCTAATGATCCAGTTTAACTCAATAGGTAAAACGTTGATCATCATCAGCGAAATCTTCTTCAGTATCATTGGGGTATTGTTGGGCGTAAGTATCTTTGGGATGACTATGGCCATCGTTATGACTGGTGTGGGTATTATAGCCCTTGCCGGTGTGGTTGTCCGAAACGGTATCCTGCTCGTAGAGTTTACCGATATGTTGATTGAACAGGGCGCAAGCGTTCACGATGCCGTAGTTGAAGCGGGCCATACCCGTATGACGCCTGTATTGTTAACAGCAACAGCCGCCATATTAGGTTTGATACCATTGGCTGTAGGTTTCAATATCGACTTTGTGGAGATGTTCACCCATTTTAAACCACATATTCACTTTGGTGGCGATAACGTAGCCTTCTGGGGGCCTTTAGCATGGACAATGATCTTCGGTTTAGGTTTTGCAACCATCATCACCCTGATCCTGGTACCATGTATGTACCTTATCCGGTACAACCTTAAAGCGAGGCTTTTTGGTAAAAAAGAAGAAAAACATGTGCCGGTTTTCGAAGCAGAGGAAGTTTAA
- a CDS encoding efflux RND transporter periplasmic adaptor subunit, translating to MKKILYIPAALVLLVAACTSKPKDKKAELADLLKQQSEINGKVTKLQSEVGSADSGKTTDVSTVAIKTSTFTNYVQIQGKIDAQDNVTAYSQSPGNITAIFVKVGQHVSKGQVLAQLDNSALRQTIAQSEAQVSLNQTLYDRQKNLWDQKIGTEVQFLQAQTSLQASKKALSALREQAAMYRITSPINGTVDQMDLKLGQVIQPGQPGTGIRIVNADVLKVKADVPESYSGSVNTGNDVKILVPDANDSLVTKVTFAAKVIDPTSRSFGVEIKLPVRKTLRPNMTAIIQIANYTKANTIAIPVKAIQKSEEGDYVLLNANGIAKRVNVKSGGTYGGQTEILSGLKAGDQLITDGATDIEDGDKIKVLNAAN from the coding sequence ATGAAAAAAATATTATACATACCGGCAGCTTTGGTTCTTTTGGTAGCTGCCTGCACGAGCAAACCAAAAGATAAGAAAGCAGAACTTGCTGACTTGCTAAAACAACAGTCGGAAATTAACGGCAAAGTAACTAAACTCCAGTCTGAAGTAGGTTCGGCCGATTCTGGCAAAACTACAGATGTGAGCACTGTTGCCATAAAAACAAGCACTTTTACCAATTATGTACAAATACAAGGTAAAATAGATGCACAGGATAACGTAACGGCTTATTCTCAGTCTCCGGGAAATATTACTGCAATTTTTGTTAAGGTGGGCCAGCATGTGTCCAAAGGTCAGGTATTAGCTCAACTTGATAACAGTGCGCTCAGACAAACGATAGCGCAATCGGAAGCCCAGGTTAGTCTTAATCAAACATTGTATGATCGTCAGAAAAACCTTTGGGATCAAAAAATTGGTACCGAAGTACAATTCTTACAAGCGCAAACAAGTTTACAAGCAAGTAAAAAAGCTTTATCTGCTTTGCGTGAGCAGGCAGCAATGTACCGTATAACCTCGCCTATAAATGGAACCGTTGACCAAATGGACTTAAAGCTGGGTCAGGTTATCCAGCCCGGGCAACCAGGCACGGGAATCCGCATCGTTAATGCCGATGTTTTAAAGGTTAAAGCTGATGTGCCTGAGTCTTATTCCGGAAGTGTGAACACGGGAAATGATGTGAAAATTCTTGTACCTGATGCTAACGATTCATTGGTAACTAAGGTAACTTTTGCAGCCAAGGTAATCGACCCAACATCGCGCAGTTTTGGTGTCGAAATTAAACTACCTGTTCGCAAAACCTTACGTCCTAACATGACCGCCATCATACAAATTGCCAATTACACTAAAGCAAACACCATTGCTATACCTGTAAAAGCCATACAAAAATCGGAAGAAGGCGATTATGTGTTGTTAAATGCCAATGGCATTGCTAAGAGGGTTAACGTAAAATCGGGCGGTACTTATGGCGGCCAAACAGAAATATTATCAGGTTTAAAAGCAGGTGATCAGTTGATTACCGATGGTGCAACGGATATTGAAGACGGCGATAAGATCAAAGTTTTAAATGCTGCTAATTAA